In Brachybacterium fresconis, the genomic stretch GCGAAGTTGGATACTCACGAAGGGGCGGCGCTTCCCGATCTCGCGTTGCTCGCGCAGGCGCAGCACCACGGTGCGGCGACGCCCCTGCTCGACGTCTCAATGGATCCGATGGTGGCGCTCTACATGGCAGTCGTCAGCCCGTCCTCGCGAGACGCGGAGAAGGATGGAGTTCTCTTCGCCATCCGACGTCCCACGATGACGGACGACGTCAAGGTGCTTCCGTTCGACACCCGCTCCTTCCGCAAGATCTATGGTGACCTGCCGCGAAGCAAGCCGATCCTGTACTCGGCACCTGACGTGAGCGATCGGTTGCGCATCCAGCGTGGGCACTTCCTACTATCCACGGTGAGTACGACGGATGCCCGTGTTCGAGTGAATCTGACGGCTGAGTCGCAGGGCGCGTCGGAGACGTGGCTGGCGAACAGGCTCGCGCGACGGGGCAGACCTGGCCGAGTCGGAGCGCCGAAGTCGGATATCGCCACCTTCCGGATCGACAAGAAGTTCAAGAGGATGCTGCAGGACTGGATCGAGGAGCGTACGGGCCTCACCGAGGAGTACGTGTACCCGACGATCTGGCACCAGCCCCACCAAGAGGTCTTCGCCAAGAGCCACGGGCGCCGTTCGAAGGTCTGACGTGTGGGCCACGGCGTGGATCGCGCGATACCGCCGGCTCGGCATGAATCCCAGCCCGCGATACCTGCCCCTGACGTTAGGATCACCCACAACGCTCGGACGGACACGTTCCGTGACCCGATGCCCGTGAGCCGAGCCGAAAGGATTCAGCCACGCTCGATCGAGGGAGTCCACCCGTGTGGGAGTACGTCTCCAGCCGCTTCGACCAGATCGCCTTCAGCTCCTGGCAGCACTTCAGCCTGGTGGTGCAGTGCCTGATCCTGGCGAGCGTCGTGGGCCTCGGCATCGGAGCCCTGGTCTACCGCCGAAAGCGCTGGAGCGCCGCCGCGAACGCCGTCTCCGCGGTCGGGCTGACCATCCCTGGTTTCGCCCTGATCGGACTGCTCATCGCCCCCTTGGGATTCGGGGTCCTCCCGGCGGTCGTGGTCGTGACCTT encodes the following:
- a CDS encoding FRG domain-containing protein, translating into MRELLRAILDLHGYYGDKDVWLWRGQANADHDLTAGVHTRIEFSNRAVDDGSVVSATESLLDDLRRAKLDTHEGAALPDLALLAQAQHHGAATPLLDVSMDPMVALYMAVVSPSSRDAEKDGVLFAIRRPTMTDDVKVLPFDTRSFRKIYGDLPRSKPILYSAPDVSDRLRIQRGHFLLSTVSTTDARVRVNLTAESQGASETWLANRLARRGRPGRVGAPKSDIATFRIDKKFKRMLQDWIEERTGLTEEYVYPTIWHQPHQEVFAKSHGRRSKV